A genomic segment from Salvia splendens isolate huo1 chromosome 13, SspV2, whole genome shotgun sequence encodes:
- the LOC121761495 gene encoding uncharacterized protein LOC121761495 isoform X1: MKTIKLFGSSLPAKQHDDQDTITTNDDASRKRKFSPNQEEDDDDDHSFIPKKPKLCDDGEEGEDAVPPSDFHPVSVTTGEDDGDAVSPISAFFPEEVTTDEAILGKRKSSFNQEEEDDDDDDSFIPKKPKLATESPNPEEAVPPRMLAKGSSIQEEDYDLSLSTKPRMFKLFGVYISIDDQEGHTVIQNPNQDDQAPIQNPNQEEEEEEEEEAPDPPEGNDLVFMFEKELTSTDVARNQNRLLITKRTSLRLMAALTEEERGRVEVNGGDNLRVVTTDPNGVEYILKLKRWAGSSALVLKHEWGKLVRANGLQMGDSVVGWGYRVDDEFRLFLYIIKNQFN; encoded by the exons ATGAAAACAATCAAGCTATTTGGATCCTCTCTCCCGGCTAAACAACATGATGATCAAGATACTATTACCACCAACGATGACGCTTCAAGAAAAAGAAAGTTTAGCCCTAatcaagaagaagatgatgatgatgatcatTCATTTATTCCCAAGAAACCTAAACTGTGTgatgatggagaagaaggagaagatgCCGTGCCACCATCAGACTTCCATCCAGTCTCAGTTACGACCGGAGAAGATGATGGTGATGCAGTTTCACCAATATCAGCGTTCTTTCCGGAAGAAG TTACAACCGACGAAGCCATTTTGGGGAAAAGAAAGTCAAGTTTtaatcaagaagaagaagatgatgatgatgatgattcatTTATTCCCAAGAAACCTAAATTGGCGACGGAAAGCCCTAATCCAGAAGAAGCAGTTCCACCTAGAATGTTGGCGAAAGGAAGCTCAATTCAAGAGGAAGACTATGATTTATCTCTTTCCACAAAACCTAGAATGTTCAAGTTATTTGGAGTCTACATCTCCATTGATGATCAAGAGGGTCACACTGTTATACAAAACCCTAATCAAGATGATCAAGCACCTATACAAAACCCTAAtcaagaggaggaagaagaagaagaagaagaagctccTGATCCACCAGAGGGAAATGATCTAGTTTTCATGTTCGAGAAGGAGCTTACTTCTACAGATGTTGCGCGGAATCAGAATCGGTTGCTCATCACCAAAAGGACTAGTTTGCGATTGATGGCAGCTTTGACGGAAGAAGAGAGGGGAAGGGTGGAAGTGAATGGAGGAGATAATCTGAGGGTGGTGACAACAGATCCAAATGGTGTTGAATACATATTGAAGTTGAAGAGGTGGGCTGGTTCAAGTGCCTTAGTGTTGAAACATGAATGGGGGAAGCTCGTGCGCGCAAACGGATTGCAGATGGGGGATTCCGTTGTCGGGTGGGGCTATCGCGTAGATGATGAATTCCGTTTGTTTCTCTATATTATCAAGAATCAATTCAATTAG
- the LOC121761495 gene encoding uncharacterized protein LOC121761495 isoform X2: protein MKTIKLFGSSLPAKQHDDQDTITTNDDASRKRKFSPNQEEDDDDDHSFIPKKPKLCDDGEEGEDAVPPSDFHPVSVTTGEDDEGEETVHPLSSVTTDEAILGKRKSSFNQEEEDDDDDDSFIPKKPKLATESPNPEEAVPPRMLAKGSSIQEEDYDLSLSTKPRMFKLFGVYISIDDQEGHTVIQNPNQDDQAPIQNPNQEEEEEEEEEAPDPPEGNDLVFMFEKELTSTDVARNQNRLLITKRTSLRLMAALTEEERGRVEVNGGDNLRVVTTDPNGVEYILKLKRWAGSSALVLKHEWGKLVRANGLQMGDSVVGWGYRVDDEFRLFLYIIKNQFN, encoded by the exons ATGAAAACAATCAAGCTATTTGGATCCTCTCTCCCGGCTAAACAACATGATGATCAAGATACTATTACCACCAACGATGACGCTTCAAGAAAAAGAAAGTTTAGCCCTAatcaagaagaagatgatgatgatgatcatTCATTTATTCCCAAGAAACCTAAACTGTGTgatgatggagaagaaggagaagatgCCGTGCCACCATCAGACTTCCATCCAGTCTCAGTTACGACCGGAGAAGATGATG AAGGAGAAGAAACCGTCCATCCACTCTCATCAGTTACAACCGACGAAGCCATTTTGGGGAAAAGAAAGTCAAGTTTtaatcaagaagaagaagatgatgatgatgatgattcatTTATTCCCAAGAAACCTAAATTGGCGACGGAAAGCCCTAATCCAGAAGAAGCAGTTCCACCTAGAATGTTGGCGAAAGGAAGCTCAATTCAAGAGGAAGACTATGATTTATCTCTTTCCACAAAACCTAGAATGTTCAAGTTATTTGGAGTCTACATCTCCATTGATGATCAAGAGGGTCACACTGTTATACAAAACCCTAATCAAGATGATCAAGCACCTATACAAAACCCTAAtcaagaggaggaagaagaagaagaagaagaagctccTGATCCACCAGAGGGAAATGATCTAGTTTTCATGTTCGAGAAGGAGCTTACTTCTACAGATGTTGCGCGGAATCAGAATCGGTTGCTCATCACCAAAAGGACTAGTTTGCGATTGATGGCAGCTTTGACGGAAGAAGAGAGGGGAAGGGTGGAAGTGAATGGAGGAGATAATCTGAGGGTGGTGACAACAGATCCAAATGGTGTTGAATACATATTGAAGTTGAAGAGGTGGGCTGGTTCAAGTGCCTTAGTGTTGAAACATGAATGGGGGAAGCTCGTGCGCGCAAACGGATTGCAGATGGGGGATTCCGTTGTCGGGTGGGGCTATCGCGTAGATGATGAATTCCGTTTGTTTCTCTATATTATCAAGAATCAATTCAATTAG